The genomic stretch GGCGTTCCACGGCGCCACGGCCAGTCCCGCGACCGACGTGTACGCGCTCGGCGTGCTCCTCTACGAGCTGGTCAGCGGCCACCCGCCGTACCTGAGCGACTCGATTCCCGACCTCATGCGCCGGCACCTCGAGGGCAGCCCCGTACGCCGTCCCGGCATCCCCGCCCCGATCTGGGACGTGATCATGGCGTGCATGGAGCAGAAGCCCCGCCTGCGCCCCACCGCCGCCGAACTCGTGGCTGACCTCTCGGACGCCGCCCGCCGTTTCGCCGACATCCCGGCCCTGCCCGCACCCTCGTACGAGTCACTGCTCGACCAGCCGTCCCGCCGCCCCGAGCCGATCCTGCAACCCGCGATCGAGCCCGTACGCTCCGGGCCCCTGCTGCCTCCCCCACCCGCCTCGATCGTCCCCGCCCCGCGTCGCCCGTCCCCGTCCCGCCGCAACGCCGCCCCCGCCTGGCGCTGGGCCCTGACCGCCACCGCGGGCGCGTTGGTCGCCGTCACCGCCTGGAACCTGGGCCGAGCCGACGACGGCCCCCGCGACCTGGCCGCCCCGCAGGTGGTGGCCGCCGGGCCCTCCACGGTCGCCCGCACCGAGCCCCCAGCCGCTCCCGGCCCGTCGGCCGCCCCACCCGGTCGTCCCGCCGCCCGTTCGCTCGCCGGCGGCCGTGCCCGCCCACTCGCCCCGCCCTCGCCCGTCGCGTCCGCCCGCGCAGAACCCGGCCCCCAACCGGGCAGCGCCGATGAACCCCGCAGCGCCGACGAACCCGGCAACACCAAGCCGAAACCCCGGCCGAGGCCGACCCGGTCGCAGCAGACCGAGGCCCGCCCGTACGGCCCGTGGGAGTGCAACCAGAGTTTCGCGGTCGACATGGCCAGCCGTACCGGCCTCATCGCCAAGCCCTGCCGCATGACCGGCCGTGACATCCGTTACCAGGCATCGCTGACCGGCGCCCCGGGCGCGCGGGGCCGCATGACGGTGGCCCTGCGCGACAACAGCACCGGCCGATCCGTGGGCCACCCGGAAACCTGCGACAACCTCGTCTTCGAGGGCGACCGCCTGGCCACCCGCAGCTGCGGCCCGGCCGCCGCCAAACCGGCACGGGGCCGCTCGTACGCCGTGGTCGTGTCCTTCACCTACGAACGCGAGGGCCGAACCATCCAGGGCGAGTCCAGGGGCGCCACCTTCACCTGGTGACGGCCCACCCGCACAGGCGGAAATACGGTGGAGGGGTTCTGCGTTCTGGCCTACCGTGATCACCATGTTCGCGCTCGGTCTGCAGCTGCCCCTCGGGGCGGCTCCCGTGTGCGTTCCCGCCGCCGGCGGCGTCGATACGCGAATCTGACCCTTCCCCGAGCAGCAGCAGAACCGTAGGGGGAGGGTGGTTCGACCCTGCGCGGTTCTGGCGCGTCCTGCCTGGCAACACGGCGCGCACCCTTCCATTGCCCTTGCATCCAGTGAGGACTGAGAAAAACCATGGCCAAGAGCCAGTTCATCCGCAGCAAGCCGCACGTCAACATCGGCACGATGGGGCACGTCGACCACGGGAAGACGACCCTGACCGCCGCCATCACGAAGGTTCTCGCCGACCGCGACCCGGCCTCCAACCGGTACGTGGCGTTCGAGGGCATCGACAAGGCCCCGGAGGAGGCGGCCCGCGGCATCACCATCACCATCGCGCACGTCGAGTACGAGACGCCGAACCGGCACTACGCGCACGTCGACATGCCGGGCCACGCCGACTACGTGAAGAACATGATCACGGGCGCGGCTCAGGTCGACGGGGCGATCCTGGTCGTGTCGGCGCAGGACGGCTCGATGCCGCAGACCCGCGAGCACGTGCTGCTCGCCCAGCGGGTCGGCGTGCCGCACCTGGTGGTGGCGCTCAACAAGAGCGACGCCGTCGACGACCCGGAGCTGCTCGACCTGGTCGAGCTCGAGGTCCGGGAGCTGCTGAGCGAGTACGGGTTCCCCGGCGACGAGGTTCCCGTCGTACGGGTCAGCGCGCTCAAGGCCCTCGAGGGCGACCCACGGTGGGTGCAGTCGATCGTCGACCTGCTCGACGCGGTCGACGAGTACGTGCCGATCCCGCCGCGCGAGCTGGGGGAGCCGTTCCTGATGCCGATCGAGAACGTGCTCACGATCAGCGGCCGCGGCACCGTGGTCACCGGCAAGGTCGAGCGGGGCACGCTGCGCGTCGGCGACCCGGTCGAGGTCGTCGGGCTCGGGCCGACAGTCGCCTCGGTGGCGACCGGGCTCGAGACCTTCGGCAAGTCGCTCGAGACGGCCGAGGCCGGCGACAACGCGGCGATCCTGCTGCGCGGCATCAAGCGTGAGCAGGTGCAGCGCGGTCAGGTCGTGGCGATCCCGGGTTCGGTGACGCCGCACCAGAAGTTCGAGGCGCGGATGTACGCGTTGACGAAGGAGGAGGGTGGCCGGCACACGCCGTTCGAGGCGAACTACCGGCCGCAGTTCTACTTCCACACCACCGACGTGTCCGGCGGGCTGGACCTCGGCGACCGTGACCTGGTGATGCCGGGTGACACGCTCGACAAGGTCACGGTGACGCTGGGCAAGCCGGTCGCGCTCGAGGTGGGCGCCGGTTTCGCCGTACGCGAGGGCAACCGCACGGTCGCCGCGGGCACGGTCACGGCGCTGCTCGACTGAGGTCCCCGGGGTGGCCGGCTCTCACGGCCGGTCACCCCGGTTGTCGTTGAAGAGCAACGGCCGGCGGCCTTGGTTGTCGTTGAAGAGCACCAGGGCAAGCAGCAGCAGCGGGATCACCGCGGTCATCGTGGCGGCCAGCCCGATCTGCCCGGCCGGTGCTGGGCTTCGACCGGATCTGTCCGCACCGCGTTCTCGCTGACCACGTCGAAGTGATCGACGACCAGCCGATCAGCACGCGGGGCCTCCCGGTCGAAGACGTGGCTCATGTCTCCGACGAACGGCGGACCCCCGATCCGGACAGAGGCGCGATCTACAGTTGCGGCGTGATGTTGCCGCTGCCCGAGGGCGAGTTCGACGCGTACCTGTTCGACTGCGACGGCACCATCGCCGACTCGATGCCGGTGCACCATCTGGCCTGGCGGCGCGCGCTGGCGGAATACGGCGCGGAGTTCGGCGAGGAGCTGTTCTATGCCTGGGGCGGCCGCACACCCGCCTCGGTGATCGCGGATCTGAACGCACAGCAGGGGCTGGCCATGCCGGTCGACGTCGTGGACGCGCGCCGCGAGCGGTTCTTCCAGGAGCTGCTGCCCTCGGTGCGCGCGGTTCCCGAAGTTCTGGAGCACATTCTTTCCGCGTACGGGGAAGTGCCTTTCGCCGTCGTGTCGGGCAGCAGCCGCGAATCGGTGACCGCCTCGCTGACCGCTCTGGGGCTTCTCGACCGGTTCGAGGTGATGGTGTGCGCGGGCGACTACACGAACGGCAAACCGGATCCGGAGTGTTTCCTGACCGCGGCTTCTTTGCTGCGGGTTGCGCCTTCGCGGTGTGTCGTCTTCGAGGACACCGATTACGGCATGCAGGCGGCGGCCGCGGCGGGGATGGCCGCGGTGCGGGTGCCGCCACCGTGGCAGCGGCACCCGTCCGGGGTCAGCTCGTCCGGAGGCGTCGGCTGAGCCATCGCGTGGCTCACACCCCACTTGGAGGTCAGCAGCACCGCCCGCGCCGCCTCCGGCTGATCGTCAGTTGAGCAGGACCGTCGGCGTTGCGGGTGGCGTCGGTTGAGTTGGGTTGTTGGTGTTGCGGGTGGCGTCAGTTGAGCTGGGCTGTTGTTGCGGGTGGCGTCGGTTGAGCTGGGCTGTTGGCGTTGCGGGTGGCGTCAGCTGAGCTGGGCCGTGAGCTGAGCTGGGCCGTCAGCGTGGCCGGCTGGGTCAGCTCAGCGTGAGGTAATCGAGGTTGAAGCCGCCGGTCTCGCAATACACCGTGAGCAGTTGGTCCCCGGCGGCGAGCGTCACCGGCACGTGCACCGACTGGTAGGTGGCCCAGCCACCCGTGTCCGGCACCGAGACGGTAGCCAGCTTTGTGCCGGCGGCGTCGCGGAAGGAGATCGCGTCGGTGACCGCCGCGCCGGTGCCGTTGGCGACGCGCAGTTCCAGGTCGTACGTCCCGGCCCGCGCGACGTCGACGCGGTAGCTGAGCCAGTTGCCGGCGGCGGTCCAGCCGATGTTCCTGCCCCCGCTGGCGCCCGCGTTGCTCTCGACGAAGTTCGCCCCGCCCTCGGTCCACCCGTGCTGCTCGGCATACGACTCGGCTTCCACCCGTACGCCGATGGGGGCGCCCTTGGGTCGGACGGTGACCTCGACCGTGACCGTGTCGCGCGACGCGCCGTCGGTGACGTGGAAGGTCAGCCGCTGGACACCCGCAGTTGCCGGGTTGAGCGTCACCACACCTGTGGACGCGTCCACGGACACGCCTGTGGACAACTCCGTCGCGTAGTAGGCGAGGTGGTCGCGGTCACGGTCGGTGGCCTGCAGCCGGAACTGGGTGGTGGCGTACTGGTCGACCGTCAGCGGCGGGACGCTGCGCAGGACGGGCGCGTGGTCTCGGCGAGGGACGTCGGCCTTCCACTGGTAGGTGGCGAAGGCATGGGCCGGCACGGTCACGATCTGCGTTCCCCCGCCCGGCCCCTGTGCGTTCCCGCCCAGAACAATTCGGATATTCCGGGTTTGGTCTGTCGAGTTGGCAAGGATCGCGGTGAACTTGCTGCCGTCGCGGTAGACGACGTTGCTCACCCCGGCGGCCGGCGCGCTCGACTCGACGCGTACGTCGTGCGGGGTCAGGTAGCGCGCGAACTGGCCGAGCGGGTAGAGCTCATCCCGTACGGAGAAGGTCTTGGTCTCGGTGTTGACCTTGACGAGGCGATCGGGCCACTTGGTGGTGCGGCCGACCTCCTCCCAGTCCACGTTGTTGTCGCGCTTGTCGGTCCAGTGCAGGGTGCCGCCGGTCTGGTCGGTGGCCTGCGCCCACAGCGTGTAACTGCCGGCGTTCAACCGGAAGTAGCTGAGCACCGTGGCCGGGTTGAGGTCGCTCGTCTCGGTCATGTGGACGGGCTTGCCGAACTGTTGATAAGCGTCCCGCATGACCGCCGGGTCACCCCAGTACGGGTGGAACGCGATCGCGTCGGCCGCCTTGCGCGTGGCCGGGTCGTTGAAGATCCGGTAGTAGTTCTTGGTGGTCGTGCTGTTCGGGTCGCGCCAGTCCCAGAAGTTGAAGTCGTGCACGTAGAGCTGGGTCTTCAGCCGGTTCTTGGCGAACTCCCGCTTGATCGCGACGCTCAGCTTCTGCTGCTGCTCGACGCTGATGTCCATGGCGGGATAGACGACGTCCATGCCCGGCTCGTTGAGCAAGGTGATCGCGTCAACGTTGATTCCATGTTGACGCATTGACTGGATGTACTTGACGTAATAGCGGGCCAGCACGTCAATGCAGTCATCGCGGAGCTTGCCGACCTGGTAGTGCTCGGTCGTGCTGCCCGGCTTGAGGGCGACCTCGCCGGTGAACCGGTTGTTGGTCTTCATCCAGGCCGGCGCGCTCCAGGCCGAGGCGAAGAAGGTGGCCTGCGGGTTGTGCTTCTGGATCAGCTTGATCGTGTCGACCATGTGCAGGTCGATGTCGCGCTGAATCGAGAAGTACTTGAGCTCGAAGTCCTCGGTGACGCCGGGCGGCAACTCGTCGTACGACCAGAACGGCAGGTGCTCGATCAGGTCGGGGCTGCCGATGGTGAGCCGGAACCGGTCGAACCCGGCGCCGTGGCGAGGGTCGACCAGCAGCTTGACCGCCTTCTCACGCTCGGCCGGCGTCAGTTTCCACAGGTTCGACACGCTGGTCTCATCGATCGAGAACCCGATGCCGCTGTACTGCTGCCGCTCCTGCGAAGGGTCCACCACCACGGTCGTGTCGACCTTCGCGCCCGGCGCCGTCTTGGGCAGCGGCACCCAGGCGTTCGCCGCACCCGTCGAGTACGAGCCGGTCACCCACGGTTTCGCCCCGCTGTTCCCGCGCGCTTGGCCGCCGCTGTTCTCGCCCGCTTGTTCCCCGCTGTTCCCACGTGCTTGTTCCCGGCTGGTTGCTCGCGGTTCCGCCTCGCCGGTCAACCGTGGCTGCGCTCCGGCGGGGGTGGGCGCGGCGGCCAGGAACATCATCGCCGTCGATGCGACGGCGAGCACCGCGGTCATGGATCGCTTCACCAAGGTCTCCCCAAGAGATAGATCATCTGCTATCTGCCAGGAGAGTTTATTAACCTCTTTAACTAACCCGCAACACCCGCGAAACGCCGGATTGAGGCCGCCTCGGGGCCATCCTGAGCCGCCCGTCCAACGCCGTCGCCAGCCGTTCGAGCACCGGCAGGGTAGGAACTGTTCCGCCGGCCTCGAACCGGGCAACCGCGGACCGCATCATCGATGCCCGTCAGAGGCAGTCGTCCATGGGGTGGTCCAGTTCGGCCATTACTTCGGTCAGCTGGGTTCGGGCTCTTGTGAGTTCGGCGATCTGAGCGTCGATGCGTTCGCGTTCGGCGGCCAGGCGGGATTGGGCCACCTGCGGGGTGATGCCGGCGCGAGGGCAGGGGAGCAGCTCGGCGATGGTGCGGCTGGACAGGTTGGCGGCGTACAGGCGCTGGATGAGTTTGACCCTGTCGATCGCCGGCTCCGTATAGCGGCGCTGGCCGGTGGAGGTGCGCTCGGCGGGGAGGAGGTTCTGCTGCTCGTAGTAGCGCAGCGAACGCGTGCTCACGCCCGCTCGGGCGGCCAGTTCACCGATACGCAAAGTGACCACCGCCACAGATCGTTGTTCTTGTCACTGGTGTCAAGTTCTAGCGTACCGGCATGCACATTTCAGGAGCGATTGCCCTGGTCACGGGGGCAAACCGCGGCCTCGGCCGCCAATTCGCCACGCAACTGCTCGAGCGCGGCGCCACCAAGGTCTACGCCACGGCGCGCCGGCCCGAACTCGTCGACACCCCCGGTGTCGAGGTCTTGCCGCTGGACATCACCGACCCCGCCTCCGTCGCTGCGGCCGTTGCGGCTGCCGGCGACGTCAACCTGCTCGTGAACAACGCCGGCGCGGCTCTCGGTGCCGGCCTGGTCACGGGTGACCTCGACCAACTCCATCGCGAGATGGACACCAACTACTGGGGAACCCTCTCGATGATCCGGGCGTTCGCGCCGCAACTGGCCGGGGGCGCGATCCTCAACGTGCTCTCCGTGCTGTCGTGGATCGGGTTCCAGGGATCCGGCGGGTACGCGGCGTCGAAGTCGGCGCAGTGGGCCCTGACCAACGGCGTACGTCTGGAGCTGGCCGACCAGGGGACGCAGGTCACCGGACTGCACCTGGGGGCCGCCGACACCGACATGACGGCGGGTTACGACGTGCCGAAGGCTCACCCCGCGGTGATCGTCAAGGCGGGGCTGGACGGGCTCGAGGCAGGCCACTGGGAGGTCCTCGCAGACGAGTGG from Paractinoplanes brasiliensis encodes the following:
- a CDS encoding serine/threonine-protein kinase, translating into MTQDRTSERSSVGVRAETYGTSTMDLSGRCVGSSYVLQRPIGQGATGTVWEALDRTSGQSVAVKLLHESLLRQPKLVTRFVQERTILRMLRHRNVVRVRDLFSVGETIGLVMDLVSGGSLRDLLREQQPVPAGEAARLAAQVAGALAEAHDLGVVHRDVKPDNILLAITDGRPDTRLTDFGVARILNTPSMTTPNAVVGTPHYMSPEAFHGATASPATDVYALGVLLYELVSGHPPYLSDSIPDLMRRHLEGSPVRRPGIPAPIWDVIMACMEQKPRLRPTAAELVADLSDAARRFADIPALPAPSYESLLDQPSRRPEPILQPAIEPVRSGPLLPPPPASIVPAPRRPSPSRRNAAPAWRWALTATAGALVAVTAWNLGRADDGPRDLAAPQVVAAGPSTVARTEPPAAPGPSAAPPGRPAARSLAGGRARPLAPPSPVASARAEPGPQPGSADEPRSADEPGNTKPKPRPRPTRSQQTEARPYGPWECNQSFAVDMASRTGLIAKPCRMTGRDIRYQASLTGAPGARGRMTVALRDNSTGRSVGHPETCDNLVFEGDRLATRSCGPAAAKPARGRSYAVVVSFTYEREGRTIQGESRGATFTW
- the tuf gene encoding elongation factor Tu, giving the protein MAKSQFIRSKPHVNIGTMGHVDHGKTTLTAAITKVLADRDPASNRYVAFEGIDKAPEEAARGITITIAHVEYETPNRHYAHVDMPGHADYVKNMITGAAQVDGAILVVSAQDGSMPQTREHVLLAQRVGVPHLVVALNKSDAVDDPELLDLVELEVRELLSEYGFPGDEVPVVRVSALKALEGDPRWVQSIVDLLDAVDEYVPIPPRELGEPFLMPIENVLTISGRGTVVTGKVERGTLRVGDPVEVVGLGPTVASVATGLETFGKSLETAEAGDNAAILLRGIKREQVQRGQVVAIPGSVTPHQKFEARMYALTKEEGGRHTPFEANYRPQFYFHTTDVSGGLDLGDRDLVMPGDTLDKVTVTLGKPVALEVGAGFAVREGNRTVAAGTVTALLD
- a CDS encoding HAD family hydrolase translates to MLPLPEGEFDAYLFDCDGTIADSMPVHHLAWRRALAEYGAEFGEELFYAWGGRTPASVIADLNAQQGLAMPVDVVDARRERFFQELLPSVRAVPEVLEHILSAYGEVPFAVVSGSSRESVTASLTALGLLDRFEVMVCAGDYTNGKPDPECFLTAASLLRVAPSRCVVFEDTDYGMQAAAAAGMAAVRVPPPWQRHPSGVSSSGGVG
- a CDS encoding carbohydrate-binding protein — protein: MKRSMTAVLAVASTAMMFLAAAPTPAGAQPRLTGEAEPRATSREQARGNSGEQAGENSGGQARGNSGAKPWVTGSYSTGAANAWVPLPKTAPGAKVDTTVVVDPSQERQQYSGIGFSIDETSVSNLWKLTPAEREKAVKLLVDPRHGAGFDRFRLTIGSPDLIEHLPFWSYDELPPGVTEDFELKYFSIQRDIDLHMVDTIKLIQKHNPQATFFASAWSAPAWMKTNNRFTGEVALKPGSTTEHYQVGKLRDDCIDVLARYYVKYIQSMRQHGINVDAITLLNEPGMDVVYPAMDISVEQQQKLSVAIKREFAKNRLKTQLYVHDFNFWDWRDPNSTTTKNYYRIFNDPATRKAADAIAFHPYWGDPAVMRDAYQQFGKPVHMTETSDLNPATVLSYFRLNAGSYTLWAQATDQTGGTLHWTDKRDNNVDWEEVGRTTKWPDRLVKVNTETKTFSVRDELYPLGQFARYLTPHDVRVESSAPAAGVSNVVYRDGSKFTAILANSTDQTRNIRIVLGGNAQGPGGGTQIVTVPAHAFATYQWKADVPRRDHAPVLRSVPPLTVDQYATTQFRLQATDRDRDHLAYYATELSTGVSVDASTGVVTLNPATAGVQRLTFHVTDGASRDTVTVEVTVRPKGAPIGVRVEAESYAEQHGWTEGGANFVESNAGASGGRNIGWTAAGNWLSYRVDVARAGTYDLELRVANGTGAAVTDAISFRDAAGTKLATVSVPDTGGWATYQSVHVPVTLAAGDQLLTVYCETGGFNLDYLTLS
- a CDS encoding MerR family transcriptional regulator translates to MRIGELAARAGVSTRSLRYYEQQNLLPAERTSTGQRRYTEPAIDRVKLIQRLYAANLSSRTIAELLPCPRAGITPQVAQSRLAAERERIDAQIAELTRARTQLTEVMAELDHPMDDCL
- a CDS encoding SDR family oxidoreductase, translated to MHISGAIALVTGANRGLGRQFATQLLERGATKVYATARRPELVDTPGVEVLPLDITDPASVAAAVAAAGDVNLLVNNAGAALGAGLVTGDLDQLHREMDTNYWGTLSMIRAFAPQLAGGAILNVLSVLSWIGFQGSGGYAASKSAQWALTNGVRLELADQGTQVTGLHLGAADTDMTAGYDVPKAHPAVIVKAGLDGLEAGHWEVLADEWSRVAKAGLSGDPRAYYSDPYDLLRS